The Nerophis ophidion isolate RoL-2023_Sa linkage group LG05, RoL_Noph_v1.0, whole genome shotgun sequence genomic interval gggtttaatggatacaatgaaagaCAATTGAgcaaataaagtcaacttgtttttccactctattaGTACTTTAATGTAATCATCGTTAAAtgatcaattacttagtaaacttCACCTGAATAAACTTACGGTAGGTTTTCTTTTCTTGTGGGAGATGATGTCAGTGATACATATGTATTATTCCTCCATACTTAACTAATGCAGTTATTCGTCAAAGCATCAAATTATTACCTTACTTGTATTATAACCCTTTTGTTACTTTCCACTGTGTtcctgtttaaaaaatatatggaccTGAAAAGACTGAAGTATCAATGAGCATTGAAGCATTCAAGAGTATTCAACAGCATAATTTAATTTTATCAGTATCGAACTGCACATCAGCTTAGGAATGTGATCTAAGTGAGCACTAACATTGTTTTAAGTGTgtacttaaaaatacaacttgtTACGTCGTCCTTACTGTGCTGAAAACAACACACACTGCACATGCTGATAACAAACATAATGATGCACACTATctctcaaacacacacattctcacTGGTAACCCCCGCGCACAGAgccactctcacacacactctcacacacacacacgcacgcacgcgcacacacattcacacatgcacacacacaaaaacacacacacagagaacgcacacccgcacacacatgcatgcacacacacaatcgcacacacatacagacacgcacacacacccgcacacacacgtACAGCAAACAGCACCAGCAAACAGCAAACTAACAACTACAATTGAgacaaaaacattttcaaaaacaagTGCGTGTGTGAGGGAGCATGTGTGCGtgcttgtgtctgtgtgtgtttatgtgcgtgtgtgtgtgtgcagttgtgtgggtgtgtgtgtgtgtacttgttgCAGCACACTCCATCCGAGTGGCGTCTAAATGAAGACGTGTTAGGGATTAGGACGTTGATAAAGTCGAACTTCTTCCTAAAATGGAATGGCAACAGTTTAAGGTCTTCTCTGTGACCTCGACTTGTCTCCTCAGACCAAATTAGCATCCGCTTTTTCCCCCTTTTCTTTGACTTCTTTCCTTATTCGGTCTTGCAGGAGTCTTTAAAAGCCTATCGACGCTGCCTCGCATCACAATTGTGCTTCAACTCCTTTTCGCCTCGGTCCTACCGGTCTTCTTAAAAATGTCGGATGCAATGATGGCCGAGTTCGGAAAAGCCGCCCAATACCTGAGGAAGTCGGAAAAGGAGCGATTGGAAGCTCAGACAAGGCAGTTTGACATCAAGACGGAATGCTTTGTGGTGGATGACAAGGAAATGTACGTGAAGGGAAAAATCCAAAGCAAAGACAGTGGAACAGTGAATGTGAAGAAGGAGGATGGTACGACAGTGAGCGCTAAAGAAGTGGACGTTCACCCACAGAACCCCCCCAAGTTTGACAAGATTGAAGACATGGCGATGTTCACGTTCCTCCACGAGCCAGCGGTGCTGTTCAACCTGAAGGAGCGCTATGCCGCCTGGATGATCTATACCTACTCCGGCCTTTTTTGCGTCACAGTCAACCCTTATAAGTGGCTTCCCGTCTACGACGCTGAGGTGGTGGCCGCCTACAGAGGTAAGAAGAGGACTGAAGCTCCGCCGCACATCTTCTCCATATCCGACAATGCCTACCAGTACATGCTGGCCGATAGGGAGAACCAGTCCGTCCTAATTACCGGAGAATCAGGAGCTGGCAAGACAGTTAACACCAAGAGAGTCATCCAGTATTTCGCCAGCATCGCTGCTGTTGGTGGGGCAGGCAAAAAAGACAGTAGTAAAGGGACGCTGGAAGATCAGATCATCCAGGCCAATCCTGCACTTGAGGCCTTTGGCAATGCCAAAACACTGAGGAACGATAACTCTTCTCGGTTTGGAAAGTTCATCAGAATCCATTTTGGGAACAGCGGGAAGCTGTCCTCCGCAGACATAGAGACCTACCTGCTGGAGAAGTCTCGCGTCACCTTTCAGCTCAAAGCTGAAAGGGACTATCATATCTTTTACCAGATCCTGTCCAATCAGAAGCCGGACCTGCTGGACATGCTGCTGATTACCAACAACCCGTACGACTACTCCTACATCTCCCAGGGTGAAGTCACAGTGGCCTCCATCAACGACTCAGAGGAGCTGATGGCCACAGACAGCGCTTTCGACGTGCTTGGCTTCACCTCAGAGGAGAAGATGGGCGTCTACAAACTGACGGGCGCCATCATGCACCATGGCAACATGAAGTTTAAGCAGAAGCAGCGGGAGGAGCAAGCTGAGCCCGACAGCACGGAAGCAGCAGACAAATCTGCTTACCTGATGGGGCTCAACTCCGCCGACCTTATTAAAGGGTTGTGCCACCCCCGGGTCAAGGTCGGAAACGAATATGTTACCAAAGGCCAGAGTGTGGACCAGGTCTACTACGCCATCGGTGCACTGGCTAAGTCAGTGTACGAAAAGATGTTCAACTGGATGGTGGTCAGAATCAACCAGTCTCTGGACACAAAACAACACAGGCAGTACTTCATAGGCGTGCTGGACATTGCTGGGTTTGAGATCTTTGACTTCAACACCTTTGAGCAGTTGTGCATTAACTTTACTAATGAGAAACTACAACAGTATTTCAACCACCACATGTTTGTCTTGGAGCAAGAGGAGTACAAGAAGGAGGGAATTGACTGGGAGTTCATTGACTTTGGCATGGACCTGCAGGCTTGTATTGATCTCATTGAGAAGCCACTTGGGATCATGTCCATTCTGGAGGAAGAATGCATGTTTCCCAAAGCCAGTGACCAGACCTTCAAATCCAAGCTCTATGACAATCATCTGGGCAAGAACAAAATGTTTGAGAAGCCCAGGGCAGCCAAAGGAAAATCAGAGGCTCATTTTGCTCTGGTCCACTACGCTGGTACCGTGGACTACAACATCAGCGGCTGGCTGGTGAAAAACAAAGATCCCCTCAATGAAACAGTGGTCGGTTTGTATCAGAAGTCCTCACTCAAGCTTCTAAGTGTGTTGTTTTCAAGTTACTCAAGTGGTGACGGTGGGGACAAGGGAGGCAAAGGAACCAAGAAGAAAGGCTCTTCCTTCCAGACGGTTTCGGCTCTTCATAGAGAGAACCTCAACAAGCTTATGACCAATCTGAAGACTACACATCCCCACTTTGTACGCTGCCTGATTCCAAATGAGAGGAAGACTCCAGGAGTAATGGACAACTGCCTGGTTATGCACCAGCTTCGTTGTAATGGTGTTCTCGAAGGCATCCGTATTTGCAGGAAAGGTTTTCCAAACCGTGTCCTCTACGGAGACTTCAAACAGAGGTACCGAATCTTGAACGCCTCCGCCATCCCCGAGGGTCAGTTTATCGACTGCAAGAAGAGTGCTGAGAAGCTGCTCTCATCTCTGGACATCGACCACACGCAGTACAAGTTTGGTCACACCAAAGTCTTTTTTAAAGCCGGCCTATTGGGGACTTTGGAGGAGATGCGAGATGAGCAACTCTCACGAATAATCACTAGAATCCAGGCCAATGCTCGAGCGGTGCTAATGAGGGCCCAGTTTGCGAAACTAGTGGAGCGGAGAGATGCCTTAATGGTTGTCCAATGGAACCTTCGCTCTTTCCTGAGTGTAAAGAACTGGCCATGGATGAAGCTTTTCTTCAAGATCAAACCACTGCTGAAGAGTGCCGAATCAGAAAAGGAGATGGCCAACATGAAAGATGAGTTTAACAAGCTAAAGGAAGCTCTGGAGAAGTCAGAAGCACGTCGAAAGGAGCTCGAGGAGAAAATAGTGACTCTTCTTCAAGAGAAGAATGACTTGACTTTGCAAATTCAGTCGGAGCAAGACACGCTAACAGACTCTGAAGAACGATGTGAACAGCTCATCAAGAGCAAGATTCAACTAGAGGCCAGGCTCAAAGAGATGAGCGAGAgactggaggacgaggaagagTTGAATGCGGATCTGACGGCCAAGAAACGAAAACTGGAAGACGAATGCTCTGAGTTAAAGAAAGACATAGATGACCTCGAGCTGACATTGGCCAAGGTTGAAAAAGAGAAACACGCCACGGAGAACAAGGTGAAGAACCTGACCGAGGAGATGGCATCCCAGGATGATAACATACTGAAGCTCAACAAAGAGAAAAAAGCTCTGCAGGAGGCTCACCAGCAGACACTAGATGACCTTCAAAGTGAGGAGGACAAAGCCAACAGTTTGAGCAAATCCAAAGTGAAATTGGAGCAGCAGGTGGATGACCTGGAGGGCTCTTTGGAGCAAGAAAAGAAAGTCCGGATGGAGCTAGAGCGGTCAAAGAGAAAGCTAGAGGGGGACGTGAAGCTGACCCAGGAGAGTTTAATGGATTTAGAAAATGACAAGAAGCAGCTGGAGGAAAAGCTCAAGAAAAAAGACTTTGAGGTAGCCCAGCTCACCACCAGACTAGAGGACGAGCAGGTTGCTTCAGGACAGTTCCAAAAGAAGCTGAAAGAAAACCAGGCAAGGATCGAGGAGCTAGAAGAGGAGCTAGACGCCGAGCGTGCAGCTCGAGCCAAAGTGGAGAAGCAGCGCTCAGACCTTTCCCGCGAGCTGGAGGACATCAGCGAACGTCTGGAAGAAGCAGGCGGAGCCACGTCGGCACAAGTGGAACTCAATAAGAGGAGAGATGCGGAATTTCAGAAGATGCGTCGAGAGCTGGAAGAGTCAACCCTCCGACATGAAACCACTGCCGCCGCATTGAGGAAAAAGCACGCTGATAGCGTGGCTGAACTGGGCGAACAAATCGACAACCTGCAGCGAGTCAAGCAGAAGCTGGAGAAGGAAAAAAGCGAGTTGAAGCTGGAGCTAGATGACTTTGCCTCAAGCATGGAGAGTGTGGCCAAGAATAAATCCAACGTTGAAAAGATGTGTCGAACAATGGAGGACACCATGACCGAGTACAAAAGCAAATACGAGGAGGCCCAAAGGTCCATCAATGATATGACTACCCAGCGGGCCAAGCTGCTGGCTGAGAATGGCGAGTTTGGACGTCAGTTGGAAGAAAAGGACTGCTTGATATCTCAGCTAACAAGAGGAAAGAACTCATACAACCAGCAGGTGGAGGATCTACGCAGACAACTGGAGGAGGAAGTCAAGGCCAAGAACGCCCTCGCCCATGTCGTACAGTCTGTTCGCCACGACTGCGATCTGCTCCGAGAACAGTTTGAAGAGGAGCAAGAAGCTAAAGCGGAGCTACAGAGAGCATTGTCAAAGTCCAACACGGAGGTCTCGGCTTGGAGGACCAAGTACGAAACCGATGCAATCCAGAGAACTGAGGAGCTAGAGGAAGCAAAAAAGAAACTGGTCCTAAGACTCCAGGAAGCAGAGGAGGCCATTGAAGTGGCGAATGCCAAGTGTTCGTCGCTTGAGAAGACCAAGCTTAGACTCCAGAGTGAGATTGAGGACCTGATGCTGGACCTAGAGAGGTCCAACGCAGCTTCTGCTGCGTTAGATAAAAAACAACGGGCTTTTGACAAAGTCTTGACAGAGTGGAAACAGAAGTTTGAAGAGTCGCAATGTGAACTTGAAGCCTCTCAGAAGGAGGCAAGATCGCTTAGCACCGAGCTCTTTAAACTAAGAAACGCTTACGAGGAGTCCCAGGACCAACTGGAAACCACAAAAAGAGAGAACAAGAACCTGCAGGAAGAGATCTCCGACCTCACCGACCAGCTCGCTGAAGGCGGAAGGAGTGCTTGTGAACTGGAGAAGATGAAAAAGCAGCTTGAGCAGGAAAAGGCAGAGCTACAGTCTGCACTGGAGGAGGCCGAAGGTTCTCTGGAGCATGAGGAGAGCAAAATTTTGCAAGCCCAACTGGAGTTTAACCAGGTAAAGGCTGAGATAGAACGGAAGCTGGCAGAGAAGGATGAGGAAATGGAGCAGACCAAAAGAAACTACCAACGAACTGTGGACTCACTCCAGACCTCTCTTGAGTCTGAGACTAGGAGCCGCAATGAGGCACTGAGAGTGAAAAAGAAGATGGAGGGTGACCTCAACGAAATGGAGATCCAGCTCAGCCAAGCAAACAGGCAAGCGGTTGACAGCCAAAAACAATTGAAGACTCTGCAGGTCTTCCTGAAGGACACCCAGTTGCAGCTGGACGACACCCAGCACGGTAACGATGACCTGCGGGAGAATATCGCTGTCATGGAACGTCGAAACAACCTCATTCAAGCCGAGTTGGAAGAGGTAAGGGCTGCTCTCGAACAGACAGAGAGAAGTCGTAAACTGGCCGAGCAGGAGCTGACCGACTCGACGGAACGCATGCAACTTTTGCACTCACAGAACACCAGCTTGATTAACCAGAAGAAAAAGCAGGAGGCGGACCTCCTCCACCTGCAGAATGAAGTGGAGGAGGTCATTCAAGAGAATCGCAATGCTGAGGAAAAGGCAAAGAAAGCCATCACGGATGCAGCCATGATGGCTGAAGAGCTGAAGAAGGAGCAGGACACAAGCGCACATCTGGAGCGCATGAAGAAGAACATGGAACAGACTATCAAAGACCTGCAGCTTCGTCTGGACGAGGCTGAGCAGATCGCAATGAAGGGTGGCAAGAAGCAACTCCAAAAACTTGAGTCTTGCATCAAAGATTTGGAAAATGAGCTGGAGGCGGAGCAGCGAAGAGGAATTGAGTCCGTCAAAGGAGTCCGCAAGTATGAACGACGCATCAAAGAACTCACCTACCAGACTGAGGAAGACCGCAAGAACGTGGCTCGACTCCAGGACTTGGTGAACAAGCTGCAAGTGAAAGTGAAGTCCTACAAACATGCAGCAGAGGAGACAGAGGAGGCGGCAAACGCCAACATGGCTAAAGTGCGCAAGCTTCAACACGAGCTGGATGAAGCACAAGAGCGAGCTGACGTGGCCGAGTCACAGGTGAACAAACTGAGGGCCAAGACCAGGGACGGAGCCATCAAGAAAGGCCTGGATGAGTAAGGAGCCCCAGCGCCGGTAAGGTGAGGCCAGTCAAGATTCATACGGCATGTTTGCATAACGGACCACATAAACGTCATGTTTTCATAGTAATGATGTCATCACATGTGTTGACAGGTTTGGTGCAGCTGGAAATATCATGGTCACATAAGATGATGCAAAACTTCACTATTGACAGCAGCACGCTACGATACCAAAAGTCACTGCTTTTCACAATGAAAGATGGATAAACTATCACTGAACAGTCAGTTCCAATAAAGACACGTTTCTGTCGAACGCAGCTTCTTATCTTTTCTGTTCAAAATATGAGACACTTTCAGTGAAGATACTTATGACATCATTGACATAATGACTGAAAATGGTGTTTTGTATTGCGTATATATACAGGAGTATTTCGGTGTCAAAATAATCACAATACTACCTTGACATATTACGGTATAAAAATGAAAACCTAGTCAGTTTGGTTTTTAGCTGGCATTTTTGAATTGGTCGATCTGAAAGTAAACTACATCTCCCATAATTCCCTGCGTAGCTCAAGTACGTAAGGTCTGTTTGTGGGAAGTCATACAGGTGAGAGGAaggattgttgttgttttttacatttcCTGAAGTTTCATTAAAATATATCCATacctttttgagttatgttgctaacagacAAACTAATAAACCCCGGTGAAAGAAAAACCTCTTAACACACCTTCTTTGGTGTGAGTACTGGAAGGCAAAGTCGCCGCCTTTGTCTGAATGGTTTCCAAGATGTCACATAAAGCCAGTCAGAAGTTCCAGAGTTTTAACCCACTTTGTTTTAAATAACATTCAATCAACTGGTGTTTTAAATGGACTTGTTATCCATGTTTTATGTAGGAAATGCACAAAGCAGCAGCGCggacaaaaaaaagtttggtgactttCCACTGCGGGAAAATAATTAATATAAGAAGCTACTTGATAGGCCACCAca includes:
- the LOC133553323 gene encoding myosin-6-like, with the protein product MSDAMMAEFGKAAQYLRKSEKERLEAQTRQFDIKTECFVVDDKEMYVKGKIQSKDSGTVNVKKEDGTTVSAKEVDVHPQNPPKFDKIEDMAMFTFLHEPAVLFNLKERYAAWMIYTYSGLFCVTVNPYKWLPVYDAEVVAAYRGKKRTEAPPHIFSISDNAYQYMLADRENQSVLITGESGAGKTVNTKRVIQYFASIAAVGGAGKKDSSKGTLEDQIIQANPALEAFGNAKTLRNDNSSRFGKFIRIHFGNSGKLSSADIETYLLEKSRVTFQLKAERDYHIFYQILSNQKPDLLDMLLITNNPYDYSYISQGEVTVASINDSEELMATDSAFDVLGFTSEEKMGVYKLTGAIMHHGNMKFKQKQREEQAEPDSTEAADKSAYLMGLNSADLIKGLCHPRVKVGNEYVTKGQSVDQVYYAIGALAKSVYEKMFNWMVVRINQSLDTKQHRQYFIGVLDIAGFEIFDFNTFEQLCINFTNEKLQQYFNHHMFVLEQEEYKKEGIDWEFIDFGMDLQACIDLIEKPLGIMSILEEECMFPKASDQTFKSKLYDNHLGKNKMFEKPRAAKGKSEAHFALVHYAGTVDYNISGWLVKNKDPLNETVVGLYQKSSLKLLSVLFSSYSSGDGGDKGGKGTKKKGSSFQTVSALHRENLNKLMTNLKTTHPHFVRCLIPNERKTPGVMDNCLVMHQLRCNGVLEGIRICRKGFPNRVLYGDFKQRYRILNASAIPEGQFIDCKKSAEKLLSSLDIDHTQYKFGHTKVFFKAGLLGTLEEMRDEQLSRIITRIQANARAVLMRAQFAKLVERRDALMVVQWNLRSFLSVKNWPWMKLFFKIKPLLKSAESEKEMANMKDEFNKLKEALEKSEARRKELEEKIVTLLQEKNDLTLQIQSEQDTLTDSEERCEQLIKSKIQLEARLKEMSERLEDEEELNADLTAKKRKLEDECSELKKDIDDLELTLAKVEKEKHATENKVKNLTEEMASQDDNILKLNKEKKALQEAHQQTLDDLQSEEDKANSLSKSKVKLEQQVDDLEGSLEQEKKVRMELERSKRKLEGDVKLTQESLMDLENDKKQLEEKLKKKDFEVAQLTTRLEDEQVASGQFQKKLKENQARIEELEEELDAERAARAKVEKQRSDLSRELEDISERLEEAGGATSAQVELNKRRDAEFQKMRRELEESTLRHETTAAALRKKHADSVAELGEQIDNLQRVKQKLEKEKSELKLELDDFASSMESVAKNKSNVEKMCRTMEDTMTEYKSKYEEAQRSINDMTTQRAKLLAENGEFGRQLEEKDCLISQLTRGKNSYNQQVEDLRRQLEEEVKAKNALAHVVQSVRHDCDLLREQFEEEQEAKAELQRALSKSNTEVSAWRTKYETDAIQRTEELEEAKKKLVLRLQEAEEAIEVANAKCSSLEKTKLRLQSEIEDLMLDLERSNAASAALDKKQRAFDKVLTEWKQKFEESQCELEASQKEARSLSTELFKLRNAYEESQDQLETTKRENKNLQEEISDLTDQLAEGGRSACELEKMKKQLEQEKAELQSALEEAEGSLEHEESKILQAQLEFNQVKAEIERKLAEKDEEMEQTKRNYQRTVDSLQTSLESETRSRNEALRVKKKMEGDLNEMEIQLSQANRQAVDSQKQLKTLQVFLKDTQLQLDDTQHGNDDLRENIAVMERRNNLIQAELEEVRAALEQTERSRKLAEQELTDSTERMQLLHSQNTSLINQKKKQEADLLHLQNEVEEVIQENRNAEEKAKKAITDAAMMAEELKKEQDTSAHLERMKKNMEQTIKDLQLRLDEAEQIAMKGGKKQLQKLESCIKDLENELEAEQRRGIESVKGVRKYERRIKELTYQTEEDRKNVARLQDLVNKLQVKVKSYKHAAEETEEAANANMAKVRKLQHELDEAQERADVAESQVNKLRAKTRDGAIKKGLDE